A genomic region of Candidatus Melainabacteria bacterium RIFOXYA2_FULL_32_9 contains the following coding sequences:
- a CDS encoding glutaconyl-CoA decarboxylase subunit beta, whose product MQLSQSIQDLYKSTGFSAMEPGQFIMIIVSFLLLWLAIKKDFEPLLLIPIGFGGLLSNIPIADMAGPHGFLGIIYEFGIKSGLFPLFIFIGVGAMTDFGPLIAHPKTALLGAAAQFGIFATLIGALFLAKYFGFQFGLPEAASIGIIGGADGPTAIFLTSKLAPHLLGAIAVAAYSYMALVPIIQPPIMRFLTTKEERAIEMKQLRPVSQREKIVFPLVVLTLTILFIPDATPLIGALMFGNLLRESRVVERLSKTAQNEFINIVTILLGLTVGSKLSADQFLRAETLGILLLGLIAFSLGTAAGVLLGKVMNWFSKDKINPLIGAAGVSAVPMAARVANKVGLETNPHNFLLMHAMGPNVSGVIGSAVAAGVLLAIIG is encoded by the coding sequence ATGCAATTATCACAATCAATTCAAGACTTATATAAATCAACCGGATTTTCAGCAATGGAACCAGGTCAATTCATAATGATAATAGTAAGTTTTTTACTGTTATGGCTTGCAATTAAAAAAGATTTTGAACCTTTATTGCTTATACCAATTGGATTTGGAGGACTTCTTTCAAATATTCCAATTGCTGATATGGCTGGTCCACATGGTTTTCTTGGCATAATATATGAATTCGGTATTAAATCAGGTTTATTCCCTTTATTCATATTTATCGGTGTAGGTGCTATGACTGATTTTGGTCCGTTAATAGCCCATCCTAAGACTGCTTTATTAGGAGCAGCAGCTCAATTTGGCATATTTGCCACACTTATAGGTGCTTTATTCTTAGCTAAATACTTTGGATTTCAATTTGGCTTACCAGAAGCAGCGTCAATAGGTATTATCGGTGGAGCTGATGGTCCAACAGCAATATTTTTAACTTCAAAGCTTGCTCCTCACTTATTAGGGGCTATTGCAGTAGCGGCCTATTCATATATGGCGCTGGTACCAATTATTCAACCTCCAATTATGAGATTTCTTACCACTAAAGAAGAGCGCGCAATTGAGATGAAGCAGCTAAGGCCTGTATCACAACGTGAAAAAATTGTATTCCCATTAGTTGTACTAACATTGACCATCTTATTCATACCTGATGCAACACCTCTAATTGGCGCTCTTATGTTCGGTAACTTACTAAGAGAATCAAGAGTAGTAGAAAGATTATCAAAAACAGCACAGAATGAGTTTATTAATATAGTAACAATTCTTTTAGGATTAACTGTTGGATCAAAGTTGTCAGCAGATCAATTCTTAAGGGCAGAAACATTAGGAATTCTTTTATTAGGATTAATAGCATTTAGTCTTGGCACAGCAGCTGGCGTATTACTTGGAAAAGTAATGAACTGGTTCTCAAAAGATAAAATTAATCCATTAATTGGGGCTGCTGGTGTATCTGCTGTTCCTATGGCAGCAAGAGTAGCAAACAAAGTGGGGCTTGAAACAAATCCTCATAACTTTTTATTGATGCACGCAATGGGGCCGAATGTTTCAGGAGTTATCGGTTCCGCCGTTGCAGCAGGTGTATTATTAGCTATAATTGGTTAA
- a CDS encoding TIGR00159 family protein: MDFLMTMNPLDVFELIIIIFFIVVFGLAAYRWYRHIKGTPTERLLNGALLVLFALLISKVFNLQILGRLLEGIVSIIVFGLIVIFQPELRRLLGYLGQPGILSKNIFAFGTESEVKNTISELTETVKHLSKSHIGALIVIQNTTGFENYIEVGTKIDAKVSTELLLTIFHPNTPLHDGAVVVSGDRIVAAGVLLPLTEDPTLSWKFGTRHRAAIGMSEVSDAACLVVSEETGDISLAQGGLLTKFISAEDLKIELDFLYGFAEPGSEKAKERTRFAFPSFFSRKVL, from the coding sequence ATGGACTTTCTAATGACCATGAATCCGCTTGATGTATTTGAGTTGATTATAATAATCTTTTTTATCGTTGTATTTGGACTTGCTGCGTATAGATGGTATAGACATATTAAAGGAACACCGACAGAGCGTCTCTTGAATGGTGCTCTTTTAGTGCTGTTTGCATTATTAATTAGTAAAGTATTTAATCTGCAAATACTTGGCAGGTTGCTTGAAGGTATTGTAAGTATCATTGTATTTGGTTTAATAGTGATATTTCAGCCTGAATTAAGAAGATTATTGGGATATTTGGGTCAGCCAGGGATTTTAAGTAAGAATATTTTTGCTTTTGGAACTGAATCTGAGGTTAAAAATACTATTAGTGAGCTTACTGAGACTGTAAAGCATTTAAGTAAGTCTCATATAGGTGCTCTTATTGTTATTCAGAATACAACCGGTTTTGAGAATTATATTGAAGTTGGTACCAAAATAGATGCAAAAGTCAGTACTGAATTATTATTAACTATTTTTCACCCTAATACCCCATTGCATGATGGTGCCGTGGTTGTAAGCGGAGATAGAATTGTTGCAGCTGGAGTTTTATTGCCTTTAACTGAAGATCCTACTTTGAGTTGGAAATTTGGTACAAGACATAGGGCTGCTATTGGTATGTCAGAAGTGTCTGATGCTGCTTGTTTAGTTGTATCTGAGGAAACAGGAGATATTTCTCTAGCACAAGGCGGGTTATTAACCAAGTTTATCTCAGCAGAGGACTTAAAAATCGAATTAGATTTTCTGTATGGGTTTGCTGAACCAGGTAGTGAAAAAGCAAAAGAACGTACCAGATTTGCTTTTCCTTCATTCTTTTCCAGAAAAGTTCTTTAA
- a CDS encoding phosphoenolpyruvate carboxykinase: MGSKEHFTNSEEFKKLTSAPRTTIQAAFFGNNVENVYTVSEAYKLAKDSSGTIELTGMPVYEPEKQGLPKEANMLLFNDGTVVGRCAAARKIVGEPGCDMSELLPIIREAVYGTRYKLMYHSQAVVGLEGDFMIKAHLLIPEGFENVIYSWLLNFQYINEMYSEMYKNSREIPEGDIYIFSDPDWTHPDYPYGLTFFDPKHNCAAILGMRYFGEHKKGTLTLVWGAAARNGYASCHGGLKRYNLANDKKYSVAVFGLSGSGKSTITHAKHDDKYDVTVLHDDAFIINVKDKYSIALEPAYFDKTQDYPMGCDDNKFILTLQNNGAIMYEDGKVYAVTEDVRNGNGRAVKSKLWSPNRVDRVNEPINAIFWLMQDPTIPPVLKLKGASLGSAMGATLATKRTSAERLAEGVDPNALVVEPYANPFRTYPLEMDYSRFKTLIEDGVDCYILNTGSFMGKKVQPKHTLGVIEAIVEGTAKFERWESFSDIEILKLEDFNADFSNEEYKNQFIARMHDRIKFIASRETEKNGLDKLSPDALESLKKVVEEAGKLSAKV; this comes from the coding sequence ATGGGTTCAAAAGAGCATTTTACGAATTCTGAAGAATTCAAAAAACTTACTTCTGCCCCGAGAACGACAATTCAAGCAGCATTTTTTGGAAACAATGTAGAAAATGTCTACACTGTATCAGAAGCTTACAAACTCGCAAAAGATAGCTCTGGGACAATCGAATTAACTGGCATGCCGGTTTACGAACCTGAAAAGCAAGGGTTACCAAAAGAAGCCAATATGCTTTTATTCAATGATGGAACTGTTGTTGGCAGATGTGCAGCTGCCCGTAAGATTGTTGGAGAACCAGGCTGCGATATGTCTGAGTTATTACCAATAATCAGAGAAGCTGTTTATGGCACAAGATACAAATTAATGTATCATTCTCAAGCTGTTGTTGGTTTAGAAGGAGACTTTATGATTAAAGCTCACCTGTTAATTCCAGAAGGCTTTGAGAACGTAATTTACAGCTGGCTATTAAACTTCCAGTATATCAACGAAATGTACAGCGAAATGTACAAAAATTCAAGAGAAATACCTGAAGGTGACATCTACATCTTCTCAGATCCTGACTGGACACATCCAGACTATCCATACGGCTTAACATTCTTTGATCCAAAACATAATTGTGCTGCAATACTTGGAATGAGATACTTTGGAGAACACAAAAAAGGAACTCTAACTCTTGTCTGGGGAGCTGCAGCAAGAAATGGATACGCTTCTTGTCACGGTGGATTAAAGAGATACAATCTTGCAAATGATAAAAAATACTCTGTTGCGGTATTCGGGTTATCAGGATCAGGTAAATCAACAATTACACACGCTAAACATGATGATAAATATGATGTAACAGTACTTCATGATGATGCATTCATTATTAACGTTAAAGATAAATACTCAATTGCTCTTGAACCTGCATATTTCGATAAAACCCAGGATTACCCAATGGGTTGTGATGATAATAAATTTATTCTTACCCTTCAAAACAATGGCGCCATTATGTATGAAGACGGCAAGGTTTATGCGGTGACAGAAGATGTCAGAAACGGCAATGGCCGTGCTGTAAAATCAAAGCTCTGGTCACCAAACAGAGTAGATAGAGTAAATGAACCTATTAATGCTATTTTCTGGTTAATGCAAGATCCTACAATCCCACCTGTATTAAAGCTTAAAGGTGCTTCATTAGGATCAGCAATGGGTGCAACATTAGCTACAAAGAGAACTTCAGCTGAAAGATTAGCTGAGGGTGTTGATCCTAATGCTCTTGTTGTTGAACCATATGCTAACCCATTCAGAACATATCCTCTTGAAATGGACTACAGCAGATTTAAAACATTAATCGAAGATGGTGTAGATTGCTATATCCTCAATACTGGTAGCTTTATGGGCAAAAAAGTTCAGCCCAAACATACTTTAGGTGTTATAGAAGCTATTGTTGAAGGTACAGCAAAATTTGAAAGATGGGAAAGCTTCTCTGATATAGAAATTCTTAAATTAGAAGACTTTAATGCGGATTTCAGCAATGAAGAATACAAAAATCAATTCATTGCAAGAATGCATGACAGAATCAAATTTATAGCATCAAGAGAAACTGAAAAAAACGGCCTTGATAAATTATCTCCAGATGCTTTAGAATCGCTGAAAAAAGTGGTAGAAGAAGCTGGTAAATTAAGCGCTAAAGTATAA
- a CDS encoding uracil phosphoribosyltransferase has protein sequence MELSLKKSENILVCNHPIALHNLTVMRDKNTTAELFRNATRRLAQILFLNATDNLPIINKIVETPLVETQADIIDPDSEVIVAPILRAGLVFSEIASELLPNARVHHIGLYRDEKTLKPVSYYNNLPESFNNPEDTFIYLLDPMLATGGSAIAAIKLFTDLNIKEENIRFICLISAPEGISRLHSKFPSVKIITACIDSNLNEFGYILPGLGDAGDRTFNTTY, from the coding sequence ATGGAATTAAGTTTAAAAAAATCTGAAAATATACTGGTATGCAACCACCCTATCGCTCTTCATAATTTAACTGTTATGAGGGATAAAAACACTACTGCAGAACTTTTTAGAAATGCAACAAGAAGATTGGCTCAAATATTATTTTTAAATGCTACAGATAACCTGCCAATTATTAATAAAATCGTTGAAACCCCATTAGTAGAGACTCAAGCAGATATAATTGATCCTGATTCAGAAGTTATTGTTGCACCAATCCTACGAGCCGGATTGGTTTTTTCAGAAATTGCCAGCGAGCTTTTACCAAATGCAAGAGTTCATCATATCGGACTATATAGAGATGAAAAAACTTTAAAACCTGTCTCTTATTATAATAATTTACCAGAAAGTTTTAATAATCCTGAAGATACTTTCATTTACCTGCTTGACCCAATGCTTGCAACAGGTGGTTCAGCAATTGCAGCAATTAAACTATTTACCGATCTGAATATCAAAGAAGAAAATATCAGGTTTATATGCCTGATAAGCGCACCTGAAGGAATAAGCAGGTTACATTCAAAATTTCCAAGTGTAAAAATAATTACAGCCTGTATAGACAGTAACCTCAATGAATTTGGTTATATTCTCCCTGGACTTGGTGATGCAGGAGATAGAACTTTTAATACTACGTATTAA
- a CDS encoding dehypoxanthine futalosine cyclase, with amino-acid sequence MLNLDKRIDEERCFELFEVDNLIELGMLADLKRQELHPNSEPVTFVVDRNINYTNICSCKCKFCAFYRNKEDGYVLDYQTIKAKIDELVAVGGTQLLLQGGLNKDLPLEYYTNLISNIRRDFPALTIHAFSPPEISFIAKENNISPKELLQELVLYGLSSIPGGGAEILSDEIRTKISPNKISAREWLNIMETAHEIGLSTTATMVFGVGERPEHIIEHLLKIRDLQDKTGKFTAFIPWTFQPKNTELGSGDIYYSSGYDYMKVLAISRIVLDNIPNIQASWVTQGLEVAQLSLSFGANDFGGTMLEENVVKSAGVEYKTTIDEIVKTIKRAGFTAAQRDTAYNIIKTYS; translated from the coding sequence ATGTTAAATTTAGATAAAAGAATTGATGAAGAAAGATGTTTTGAGCTTTTTGAGGTAGATAATCTCATTGAGCTTGGCATGTTGGCCGATTTAAAGAGGCAGGAACTGCATCCTAATTCTGAGCCTGTTACTTTTGTTGTTGATAGAAATATTAATTATACAAATATTTGTTCTTGTAAGTGCAAGTTTTGTGCTTTTTACAGAAATAAAGAGGACGGGTATGTTCTTGATTATCAGACTATAAAAGCAAAAATTGATGAGCTTGTTGCTGTTGGTGGTACTCAATTACTTCTTCAAGGCGGGTTAAATAAGGATCTACCGCTTGAGTACTATACTAATTTAATAAGTAATATCAGGAGAGACTTTCCTGCTCTTACTATTCATGCCTTTTCTCCTCCGGAAATTTCTTTTATAGCTAAAGAAAATAATATTAGTCCAAAAGAATTGTTGCAGGAGCTTGTTTTATATGGTTTATCTTCCATTCCAGGCGGTGGGGCTGAAATTTTGTCTGATGAAATCAGGACTAAAATTAGTCCTAATAAAATTTCTGCAAGAGAATGGTTAAATATTATGGAAACTGCTCATGAAATTGGATTAAGTACTACTGCTACTATGGTTTTTGGAGTTGGTGAAAGACCAGAACATATAATTGAACATCTTTTGAAAATTAGGGATCTTCAGGATAAAACAGGAAAATTTACAGCTTTTATTCCCTGGACTTTTCAACCTAAGAATACTGAATTAGGTAGTGGTGATATTTATTATAGTTCTGGTTATGACTATATGAAGGTGTTAGCAATTTCTCGTATAGTTTTAGATAATATTCCTAACATTCAAGCTTCCTGGGTAACTCAGGGATTAGAAGTTGCGCAGCTGAGTTTGAGCTTTGGCGCTAACGATTTTGGTGGTACAATGCTGGAAGAGAATGTTGTTAAATCTGCTGGAGTAGAATATAAAACTACTATAGATGAGATAGTTAAAACAATTAAAAGAGCAGGTTTCACGGCAGCTCAAAGAGATACGGCCTATAATATAATAAAAACTTACTCTTAA
- a CDS encoding biotin--[acetyl-CoA-carboxylase] ligase: MVYDYNILCFDEIDSTNTYSLKNLANLSDRQVIVAAKQTSGRGRLARKWISDVEGNVYMSIVLKPSPTLDNNLPLANITQYMSVVLCRILESYGVNPEIKWPNDVLVNGKKISGILSEISTQGNALKGFVLGIGINLNLAQEDVNQIDQPATALNLEINQPVHKDMFIKQLLDEFFMDYDLFLNGGFISIKAEYQQRSLFLGRKVVINKPQKKDNGIATRINDDGSLLIVKNNLEESTITIGDLVCL, from the coding sequence ATGGTATATGATTACAACATACTTTGTTTTGATGAAATAGATTCTACCAACACATATTCACTGAAAAATCTTGCTAATTTGAGTGATAGGCAAGTCATTGTTGCAGCAAAACAAACCAGCGGCAGAGGAAGGTTAGCTCGTAAATGGATTTCCGATGTTGAGGGTAATGTTTATATGTCTATAGTTTTAAAACCCTCACCAACATTAGATAATAATTTACCTTTAGCCAATATTACTCAGTATATGTCAGTAGTGCTATGCAGGATTCTTGAAAGCTACGGTGTAAATCCAGAAATAAAATGGCCTAATGATGTATTAGTTAATGGTAAAAAAATATCAGGAATCTTAAGTGAGATTTCTACTCAAGGAAATGCTCTAAAAGGTTTTGTACTTGGAATAGGTATAAATCTAAATTTGGCTCAAGAAGATGTAAATCAAATTGATCAGCCAGCAACTGCGTTGAATTTAGAAATTAATCAACCTGTCCATAAAGACATGTTTATTAAACAATTACTTGATGAATTCTTTATGGATTATGACCTCTTTCTTAATGGAGGGTTTATAAGTATAAAAGCAGAATACCAGCAAAGAAGCTTATTTCTTGGCCGTAAAGTTGTAATCAATAAACCTCAAAAAAAAGATAACGGCATTGCAACAAGAATTAACGATGATGGTTCTTTATTAATAGTCAAAAACAATCTGGAAGAAAGCACAATAACAATAGGAGATCTTGTATGCCTGTAA
- a CDS encoding biotin attachment protein yields MSKKLIKVMDTSFRDGFQSVYGARVLTKDFLPAVEAAKEAGIRHFESGGGARFQSLYFYCNEDAFAMMDAFRKTVGPDVELQTLARGINVVGLESQSSDIIKLHAELFKKHGTTTIRNFDALNDVQNLVYSGKCIVDAGLKHEVTVTMMELPPGCVGAHTPEFYVQVLRNILDAEIPFSSVCFKDASGTSTPSKVYETIKQAKAMIPEGIEISFHTHETAGTGVLAYKAALDAGADIINLAMAPVSGGTSQPDIITMWHALRDTEYDLGIDINKILEAEEVFKECMKDYFMPPEALAVDPLIIYSPMPGGALTANTQMMRDNNILDKYPEVIKAMSEVVKLGGFGTSVTPVSQFYFQQAFNNVMFNPWSKIADGYGKMVLGYFGKTPIPPDQEVVKIASEQLGLEPTTRNPLEINDEDPKKGIEAAKKMLQAANLPETDENIFITATCKEKGIAFLKGEATVGVRKNIKPKESKIKAEGYTVTVNNKNYAVVIDGYQARINGKTYTIDVKEGIQEPEMALKVKNQAASTDAIAIKSPLPGTILRIKVNVGDSVQEGKTLLVLEAMKMETKIKATKSGTVSSITVSPGDQVETGQILVWIN; encoded by the coding sequence ATGAGTAAAAAATTAATTAAAGTAATGGACACGTCTTTTAGAGACGGATTTCAATCAGTTTATGGTGCAAGAGTTCTTACTAAAGACTTTTTACCAGCAGTAGAGGCTGCAAAAGAAGCTGGCATTAGACATTTCGAATCAGGTGGTGGTGCACGCTTCCAGTCTTTATATTTTTACTGTAATGAAGATGCATTCGCTATGATGGATGCATTTAGAAAAACTGTAGGACCAGACGTTGAACTACAAACCCTTGCCAGAGGAATTAATGTGGTTGGCCTTGAATCTCAAAGCAGCGACATTATCAAACTTCATGCAGAGTTATTTAAAAAACACGGAACCACAACCATCAGAAATTTTGATGCACTAAATGATGTTCAAAATTTAGTATATAGTGGCAAATGTATAGTTGATGCTGGCTTAAAGCACGAAGTTACAGTTACTATGATGGAATTACCTCCTGGATGTGTAGGCGCACATACACCTGAATTTTATGTACAAGTGCTAAGAAATATACTAGATGCTGAGATTCCTTTTAGTTCTGTATGTTTTAAAGATGCATCAGGTACATCAACTCCTTCCAAAGTTTATGAAACCATTAAACAAGCAAAAGCTATGATTCCTGAAGGAATCGAGATAAGTTTCCATACTCATGAAACAGCAGGTACTGGTGTTCTTGCGTATAAAGCTGCTCTCGATGCAGGTGCAGATATTATAAACTTAGCAATGGCTCCTGTTTCAGGTGGCACATCACAACCTGATATTATAACTATGTGGCATGCCCTCAGAGATACAGAATATGACCTTGGAATAGACATTAATAAGATTTTAGAGGCTGAAGAAGTATTTAAAGAATGTATGAAAGACTATTTCATGCCACCAGAGGCTTTAGCAGTTGATCCTCTTATTATCTATTCTCCAATGCCAGGCGGAGCACTAACAGCAAATACTCAAATGATGAGAGATAATAACATTTTAGATAAATATCCAGAAGTAATCAAAGCTATGAGTGAGGTAGTTAAACTTGGTGGATTCGGAACTTCAGTAACACCTGTTTCTCAATTCTACTTCCAACAAGCATTTAATAACGTAATGTTTAATCCATGGAGTAAAATTGCTGACGGATACGGAAAAATGGTTCTTGGTTATTTTGGAAAAACTCCAATTCCACCAGATCAAGAAGTTGTAAAAATAGCTTCAGAGCAACTTGGTCTTGAACCAACAACAAGAAATCCCCTTGAAATTAATGATGAAGATCCAAAAAAAGGGATTGAGGCAGCTAAAAAAATGTTACAAGCTGCAAATTTGCCTGAAACTGATGAAAATATATTTATTACAGCAACCTGTAAAGAAAAAGGCATCGCATTCTTGAAAGGCGAAGCTACAGTAGGAGTAAGAAAGAATATTAAGCCTAAAGAATCAAAAATAAAAGCTGAAGGCTATACAGTAACAGTTAATAATAAGAACTATGCAGTAGTAATTGATGGATATCAAGCGAGAATTAATGGCAAAACTTATACAATTGATGTTAAAGAAGGTATTCAGGAACCTGAAATGGCATTAAAAGTTAAGAATCAAGCAGCTTCTACTGATGCTATTGCTATTAAATCACCTCTTCCAGGAACTATTTTAAGAATAAAAGTAAATGTCGGTGATAGTGTTCAAGAAGGAAAAACTCTGCTTGTTCTTGAAGCAATGAAGATGGAAACCAAGATTAAAGCCACAAAATCCGGTACAGTATCATCCATTACGGTTTCACCTGGAGATCAGGTAGAAACTGGACAAATATTAGTATGGATCAATTAG